The nucleotide sequence agaaggggaggatgatgaggacatcgccacgctggacacatcgacgccatggtcttccccaagttgcaattcgttttcaactcagctgccacatcgtcctcggattcagcagacacgtcgtcactgtttcggtcataacttcctcatacgacatcgaaacgggccattcttggatgcgttggaaaggggacgacgatgccgtcgttttggatctggtcccagctccagaaggtccgtggatcattctgtgtgaccacggcaaggtgctgcatcacctatttgggccaacttggccatgtatcgtgtcgggccttaagcccaagttgtgggcgcccaacccctggccgtccccaaccctaggtcgagtcttagactataaacacagccgccgccgctgctacacaattgggttttgtttagagtttagttttccatcgagaaactgaatcgttcattgtaactgtggtgacaaatccttttacagtgatccagggctccgttcttgatctcctccactgtgtcgattagtcctttgaaaccgagttcttgaatcctttattgatattcgcgtcattcatatttacaatttcagattgcgtgttttaccttcttgcttgtgctcttcgatttgcttgcaggaaaagccttcttggcgaggtcaatcaagttgtgcttggttgataaccaacggagcagtggtgtaacggttgcatgGTTCGagtcgtgtctgatttgaagccggatcgccaacatcgagatctccacaaatcgaatttaccggctacctctcggaagatcgggcctgtactcatcacaaCGAGTGCTGCGTGGGAGAAGCCATCCTGTTACGAATTGATAAACAaaacgttagagtattcaaattaacaaaatttaaattaacattagtaagttcacaaacaaatcactaacctaactatcataaatccctaaacccaaaatcctaactatactagataataaatacataatcaatccctaaaatacctaaacccttttgggtttagagtaaactagtatctatacccaaaatccctaactaaataactaactataaactaaataataaatacataaacaatccctaaacccaaaatcctaactaaactagaacacacaaccttaaacctacgtaaatcacaaacaaattcactaacataactatcataaatcaataccaatcataaaaccctaactatccttaattactaactatcctaaatcactaattatcctaaatcaataacaaaaaaaatgaaatcaaccctaactatcctaaattactaactatcctaaatcactaactatcctaaatcaataataataaaaaatatgaaatcaaccctaactatactaaattactaactatcctaaatcactaattatcctaaataaaTAATAAGCAAAAAAATATGACATCGagaggaggtaccttaggagtgggcggccttgacgcgccggtgTTCGTGGCacggccggcgcgggcgctgcgcgacgggagtggccgggcgcggcgtggtCGAGCGGGCGAGGCCGAGCGAGCGCGGGTATGGCGTAGCCAAGCGGGCGCTGCGTGGCGGCTGACGGGCGACTGTAGGCGCTGGCGGCGGGCGGGCAGGTGCGTGcgggcaggcgggcgggcggtatttattcggctctgccgcgccatggatcagggcgcggcactgccgcgccaagatcggtggcgcagcAAGAGATGTCACGTCACCGGTCACCgaaaccggtcgtcgccacgtcagacctctgctacgccaccatgcatggcacggcacaggtatttggccgcgctagggcaataggcgcggccaaaagtgttagttttttttaaaaaactacagtgttagatttaaaattagttatcaaaaagtgttaaaattaaaaaaaaaatcgaacAGATCATCTCCTGTTTACTTTTGTTATCTACTAACGATGGACTACACGTAAAGATTGATTCCTCACTTTATTTAATTTTAAATAAGAAAATTCTGTGAAAGATCTCCGATCCATTGATTCTTCCCTTTATTTTAAAGAAGAAACTCTGAAACTTCTCCATTCAAACTTGGCAGTTTACTCGGTTCTCGTGGAACTGAAGTGTTGTAGTGTATCCTTGAAATTTCTGTAAAATTTGCccatccttccttgattgctgaACCTTTCTCTCAGACAGGTCGAAGTCCTAGTTTGGATACGAAACCAAAGGAGTTGGCTCCAATCACCTTTCGAAAAGTAGGTAATGAAAGGGCGATCAACGGGATATCATATGAAAAAGGActcattcaaaaaaaaaaatgaaaaagagaTTATTCCCCGCAAAAGGAGAGGCTCCATGGAAAGGCTATTGCAAGGAAAAGATAAAGAGAGTTCTCTCAAAGCACCATAGGCTTTGTGTACAGATTACTCCCCGCAAAAGATGAGCTTTGTGTACAAATTTGACCGTGGGCTTTATATTTTCTCGATTACACAAAAGATTTGCGTGTTTTTGTATTAAGTGGGGAGAATTTGATTACAGGGGTTGGGGGGCTTTAGAAATTTCCATTAAGCAAATGCCCTCCCTAAAGTTACACTCGACTACCGTATTACTCGTTGAAGAAGACAACCTAGGCTCTTCGCGCTTGATGAGCTTGAGCAGGTCGGGCACCTAAGTGCTTGCTCCGCGGAAGCACCTTGCTCCATGGGCTTTATATTGATTTATTAGTTATGGATTCAGCGTGGAAAGGTGAAGGCGCTGGGGAAAATCAAATTCTTCTTCTGGCTTTGTCTCATAAACGAATATGGACTGCGGAGCGGCGATGTCGGCATGGATTGCAAGATGAGGACGCCTGCACATTCTGTGACCAGCACGCAGAGACGGTCAGCCACTTGCTACTGGGATGCCCTGTCAGCAGGCAGCTGTGGTTCTTAATCGCAGGGCTTCCGTGCACTGTCTGTAAGACTCCTATTTCCACTGTGCTTAATGAAATAATACTGGCAAAATGcctgttcgagaaaaaaattcAGCGTGGAAAGCGTATACTAATCCACGCATTCCATATATCTAAAGCCCATTTCGTCATGTACAGATAACCAACCAATAAATGGGTAAAACTGATTTACGTTATTCGATCAAACCTGACAGCTTCAGACCATTTGGTGTCTTGCTATTACAGCATCCAATCATAGATGCTGACGATATATTAACAAGATCTATCACTTGATGCTTCTAAAAGGATTACAGGTTGCAAGCTGATGAACGTTGCTTGCATTGGTTTTTATGCCTGTGGTTGCTGGTCGTTTGTTTCTAGTAGTATGTGGCGACGGCGGGATTCCTCgcatctagctctgatgccacttGCCAGTCGCGAGAAGCGAGGAAGGCCGTCGCCGAGCTCTGGCGAGCGCCGAGAACAACTCAACGCGAAGTCTGGACACAGGTTTTGGTGCTGCAAAGCGCAACGTTTTCTGATGCATTGTATTCTATTTATTGGAAGCAAAAAAAATCATGCCGAGCAAAGCGCGCACGACGCAAGGAGTGTGCGCGTCCATCCCCACGCACTGCATCGCCGGCCATTGCTGCATGCTCCAGTTCGTGGCTGAGCAAGTCCCAGGCCACGACGTCCTAAGCGCGTGGAGTCCACAAGCCGGATCCTGCGCGCATGCTGCTGGATAAGGGAAACATGCAAACTAACTATATTTAGCACATAGGAGTATCTAACAATTCTCCTcctactctacattgtaaacACCAAGCTTGGAACGTAGTTCTCAGAAACGTTCACGCCCCAGAGCTTTGGTGAGGATGTCCGCCAGCTGCTCCACCGTCCTAATGGACTGAAGCTGAACCCTGTTCTCCTCGACACATTCATGAATATAATGAAATCTGACGTCGATGTGCTTACTTCGGTCGTGGAACACTGGATTCCTGCTGAGTGCGATGGCAGACTGATTGTCGATCTTCAGTGAGACGGTGCCTGCCTCCTCGCCTTTGAGCTCTGCAAGAAGGCGTGCGAGCCATACTCCCTGGCAAGAGGCAGTAGCTGCAGCTATGTATTTTGCCTCACATGAGGACAAAGCCACAACGCGCTGCTTCTGTGATTGCCATGTTATCACGTTGTCGCCAAGGAAGTAGACGACTCCGGTTGTGCTCTTGCGAGTATCAATGTCGCCGGCCAAGTCACTGTCGCTGTAGCCGACGAGCTgtgcctccttcttcctctcataATGACAGCCAAAATGCAGAGTGCCGGCAATGTACCTGAGCACCCTTTTTACTGCAACCATGTGCTCGGTGGTGGGTTTCTCCATGAACCGGCTGATGTATCCCACCGAGTACGCGAGGTCTGGCCTTGAGTTCACCAGGTAGCGGAGGGAGCCGATGATGCTGCGGTACATGGTTGGATCAACAGATGGAGCAGAACTTGACTTACTGAGCTTCAGTCGTGGCTCCATGGGGGTGTGGCTTGGATTGCATCCAGCCAAACCAGCATTCTCCAGTATCTTCGCCGCATACGCGCTCTGGCTGATGGTGATACCGGCCTCGGTCTGGGACACCTCTAGACCCAGGTAGTAATGAAGCAGGCCGAGATCACTCATCATGAAtgttgccttcatctcctccttgaacTTGTTGATGTTGGTGGTGTTTGCGCCAGTGATCACcagatcatcaacatagacgcCGACGACCAGCCGGCGGTCGCCCGTTCCACGCAGGTACACAGCGTGCTCGGAGGTGCTCCTCTGGAACCCCAACTCGATCAGTGATGAATCAAGCTTAGCATACCAGGCACAAGGGGCTTGGCGCAGGCCGTAGAGTGCCTTCACCAGGCGCAGGACCTTGTGCTCGTGGCCGCGCAGTACGAACCCCGGTGGCTACTCGACATAGACCTGCTCCTAGAGTATGCCATTCAAGAACACGGACTTGACGTCCATATGGTGCACTGCCCAGCCTCGTGAGGCGGCGTGAGCAAGCAGCAACCGTACGGACTCAAGCCGCGCCACCGGAGCGAAAACCTCTTCGAAATCAATTCCTTGCTGCTGCACGTACCCTTTGGCGACGAGACGAGCCTTGTGCTTGGTGATCACGCCCGTCGCGTCCTTCttggtcttgtagacccatttcaaCCCAATCGGCTTCACACCTGGGGGAGTTTGGACCAACTCCCATGTACCGCTTGCCTCGATGGATGTCATCTCATCCAACATCGCGTGGTGCCAATGTTCATGACGCAGCGCCTCCTAGAACGATGATGGCTCGGCGTCGCTTGCCAGCATCAAGTGCTCCTCTAGGTCCCGTGTTGCGAACCCAGGCGGAGTTGCATGCCCGATGATGTTGTCGATGTGGCGAAAACGGAGGGGCGCATCGTCGTCGTGGTCAGCGTCCAACAGTTCGCTGGCTCCAGTTCCAGGCGGCGACGCGAACTCGATGTCCTGATGTGGCACCGGGCTCGACGTCATGAACGCAGGGGCACTGGTCGTGGGAGTCGCCGTGGACATGTCCACGGCTGATGACGGCGTCGATGCTGAGGGTGTAGGCGAAGCAGTTCCTGACGTCGAGGGCGTAGCTGCTGCTGTTGTAGTAGTGGTGATCACCACTGGCTCCAGGGGCTTGGATTCCTCGATGACAAAGCCACCAGGATTGATGTCATGGTCAGCGGTCCATGCCCACTGCGCCGCTTTGTCAAAGATGATGTCGCGGCTGATGTGGACACGCTGGGTCAATGGATCGTAGACCCGATACGCCTTGGAGTCGGGTTCGTAGCCGACGAAGATCATGCGCCGGCTGCGATCATCCAATTTCTTCTGGTTCGGTGTGGTCACCTTGACATGGGCGACACACCCGAACGTGCGGAGGTGGTGCACCGCCGGCGCGCTCCCTGTCCACAGCTCGTACGACGTCTTTCTCCCGATGGCCTTGCAGGAGGACCGGTTCAGGAGATACACAGTTGTCACCATGGCCTCCCCCCAGAACACGCCAGGGAGAGCCTTGGCCTTCAACATGCTGCGCGCCGTGCCTACGATGGTCTGGTTACGACGCTCCACGACGCCGTTCTGTTGGGGCGAGTACGGCGCTGTGAGCTCGCGTCGGACCCCAGATGAGCGCAGTAGTTGGTGAAGTCTGCCACGGCGAACTCGCCCCCACAATCGATACGTAGGGCGATCAATTTCTTCCTGGACTTGCGTTCAGCTGCGGCTTGGATGTTcttgatggcggcggcggcagcatccTTGCTCGGCAACAGGGGCGATCCACATGTAGCGTGAGTAATCATCGACAAGCAAAAGAAAGTATCGGTTGCCACTCGGTGTTGGAGGTGTGATGGGGCCGCAGATGTCACCGTGAAGAAGCTGCAACACCTCGGTCGAAAGCCCGAGCGCCTTCTGTGGGAACGGCGCCCGACGCTGCTTGCCGGCGAGACACGCCTCGTAGACCTGCTCAACCTATCTGAGCAGGGGCAGGCCACGGACCAGCCCTTCGCGCGCCATCTTCCGGAGCGCGGCGAAGTTGATGTGGCCGAACCGTGCATGCCACGTCCAGGCTACATCGTCGTGGCGCGTGGCCAGGCAGACTGCCCGTGCTATGGTGACGTCGAGCACGTACAGTTGGCCTGGACTCCGTGGGATCCTCGCGAGCAGGCGGCGCTCCTCATCCCGTACACGCATCACGCCTTCCTCCACGAGCACTTGGAAGCCACCTTCGTCGAGCTGGCCGATGGAGATGATGTTGGCGGTGAGGCGCGACAGATAGTAGACGTTGGGGAGCGATCGGTGCTCCCCGTTCTTGTAGGTGAAAAGCACGGTGCCGCTCCCTTCGATCCGCGCGATGGAGCCGTCGCCGAACTTGACGGGGCCGATGACGCCGGTGCCGAGGTCGGCGAAGGCAGCCTTGGACCTGGACATGTGATTGGAGGCGTCGGTGTCCATGATCCATCACTTCGGATACGGATCTGTGTCGGAGTCGAGTGCGGCGAACACCTTGCGCTCGATGAGGTGCAAGACGTGGGTCAGCGCCGGTGCGGGAGCTTGGTGTGGCGCCGGTGGCGGAACTTGTGACAACGCGTCGGATGGGAACGAGGCGATGGCCATCATGAGCGTGGCCTCCTCCTCTTGGGCCAGGTGGGCCTGCTGCTGTGCCGGCTCCTCCTTCTTATTGCTACGGCAATCACGGGCCCAGTGACCCTTCTTGCCGCAGCGTGGACATGGGTCCTCCGGAGGGGCACGGCCTGAGTTCGCACCGTTCCGAGAGTCACCGCTGTCGACGGTGCCACGACCGCGGCCTCGGCCACGGCCTTTTCCCCGACCGCCGGAGCCAGAGCCACGCCGGCGGGACTCCGTGCCCTTGTACTTTTCGGCCCACTGTTCCTCAGTGAGAAGCAGCTTGCCGCTCGCGGTGTGCGTCGGGGCGGGTTCGACATCGTCGGCCGCCTTGAGCCTTCCGGTCACCTCTTCAATCGACAGCTGAGAGATGTCAAGCAAGGTTTCGATTGAAATTATGAGCTGCTTGTACCGCGGGCGGACGACGCACAGATACTTGGCCACCACTTTCTCATCGGGCTCTGGGTCACCGAGAGTTGCCAGACGTTGCACGATCCCCGTCAGGCGTAGAGCGAAGTCTTCGATGGGCTCGCCTTCTCGGAGTGCGATGGATTCATACTTGGCGCGAAGGGTTTGCGCCGTTGCCTTCCGCACCCGGTCATCGCCGATGCGGAGGGTCTTGATGGCCTCCCAGGCCTCCTTTGCGGACTCCTTGGCCACCAGGATGGGGACCATCTCTGTCGGGACACCGCTGCAAATCGCGTCGAGCGCGCTGCGGTCGTCGTCGTAGTCCGCGTCGTCGAACTCGACGGCGTCCCACAGATGGCGGGCCTGCATCTTCAACCTCATGCGGAGCGACCACTCGTGGTAGTTCGTTCGCGTCAGCTGCGGCCAGTTGCCGGAGCTGCTGCCCTCTCGCATGATCCGCTCAATGACGACTTCCCGCGGACGGCGTGTGTCGCGGGTGCGCGAACGGCGTGCGCCGTGCGTGCGCGAACGGCAAGGGGGAGAGTGAGTCGGTGAAGGCATGCGTTTCGGCGTCTTGTTGCTGGAGCCGCTGGAACCGTCGACCGTCTTCTTGGAGTCATCCTTCTTGCCGGCCAGTGAACGGCCACGAGGTCTCGTC is from Miscanthus floridulus cultivar M001 chromosome 7, ASM1932011v1, whole genome shotgun sequence and encodes:
- the LOC136465405 gene encoding uncharacterized protein gives rise to the protein MDTDASNHMSRSKAAFADLGTGVIGPVKFGDGSIARIEGSGTVLFTYKNGEHRSLPNVYYLSRLTANIISIGQLDEGGFQVLVEEGVMRVRDEERRLLARIPRSPGQLYVLDVTIARAVCLATRHDDVAWTWHARFGHINFAALRKMAREGLVRGLPLLR